In the genome of Oligoflexia bacterium, one region contains:
- a CDS encoding prepilin-type N-terminal cleavage/methylation domain-containing protein: protein MLTNQKGFSLIELMIVVAIIGILSAIAIPNYTKFQLKAKQSEAKASLSGVYTAEKSFHAEYSTFTGHFDAIGFAPDGRMNYGIGFAAAGAAPPTGAPAGTNTCFQTATAAGACLAVASCQANFNNWTCTAIVQPPLAANTVDPGANVFQAAASANLLGSGIFDVWTMTQNRVLTNAVSGI from the coding sequence ATGTTGACCAATCAAAAAGGTTTCTCGCTTATCGAACTTATGATCGTAGTTGCGATCATCGGTATCTTATCAGCGATCGCTATTCCAAATTATACCAAGTTCCAATTAAAGGCTAAACAATCAGAAGCTAAGGCTAGCTTGAGCGGTGTTTATACTGCTGAAAAATCATTTCATGCAGAATACAGCACATTCACTGGTCACTTTGATGCCATTGGTTTTGCTCCTGATGGCCGTATGAATTACGGTATCGGATTTGCTGCTGCTGGCGCTGCTCCTCCGACTGGAGCTCCTGCTGGTACTAATACCTGTTTTCAAACGGCAACCGCTGCAGGTGCCTGTTTAGCTGTAGCTTCATGCCAAGCTAATTTTAATAACTGGACTTGTACGGCCATTGTTCAGCCACCATTAGCAGCAAATACTGTTGATCCCGGGGCTAACGTATTTCAAGCAGCAGCTTCTGCGAATCTCTTAGGTTCTGGTATTTTTGATGTTTGGACCATGACTCAGAATCGTGTTTTGACCAACGCAGTAAGCGGTATCTAA
- a CDS encoding ATP-binding protein — MIGRWKEMKIPDLEQHRGRTLLIIGVRIAFFLSILAITILYQIKLATFFNTESLFPFYTLLITAFLLNSVYLYFFEKTQRLWLPTAFLFVYDTIFITTLILITGMQQSIFLFLYLVNIILCSFVFQRKGAFLIALFTSLSFSVILVFGPELHGQTLYYAVGLNNLAFFSVAALSGYLSEQLNFMGNQLNLRTKDIKALKDINKIIVENINSGLITCTKNYEILLSNKSALKILGLSNITGLTIDEVFSGMKLHIQQMMEKKSKDHNLDSRLERRHVLPGGERLLLGLSISSLMSEDDQVDGYIIIFQDLTEILRLENTVRRQEKLAAVGKLAAGIAHEIRNPLASISGSIELLKDSVQLTTPDQVKLMDIALKEISRLNMFITEFLAFVRPEDRILDVCNVDNILNEVLDMIKLNKTLPQNILQVRDLKSGIFISGDKNKLKQVFLNLVINAYQAMNNRDPAKLTVQTYVEEDVLIVKFRDVGHGMSDQTMKRLFEPFFTTKPKGTGLGLATVHKILEIHDAKIFVESHEGQGTEFTVQFHQVIKQSSHSSGDHNEGQNTGS, encoded by the coding sequence ATGATAGGGCGCTGGAAAGAGATGAAGATTCCTGATCTTGAACAACACCGAGGCAGAACTTTGCTCATCATTGGTGTTAGGATCGCTTTTTTTCTATCTATCTTGGCGATCACCATTTTATATCAAATTAAATTAGCAACTTTTTTTAATACAGAAAGTCTATTCCCTTTTTATACTTTATTGATCACTGCATTTTTACTTAATTCTGTTTACCTCTATTTCTTTGAAAAAACTCAGCGCCTCTGGTTGCCGACAGCATTTTTGTTTGTCTACGATACCATTTTCATTACAACGCTGATTTTAATCACAGGAATGCAGCAGTCGATTTTTTTATTCTTATACTTAGTTAATATTATTCTCTGTAGTTTTGTTTTTCAGCGCAAAGGCGCATTTTTAATCGCACTTTTCACGAGTTTATCTTTTAGTGTTATTTTGGTGTTTGGGCCCGAGCTTCACGGGCAAACTTTGTATTACGCTGTGGGGTTAAATAATCTAGCTTTTTTCTCAGTGGCGGCATTGAGTGGTTATCTCAGTGAGCAGCTGAATTTTATGGGTAATCAGCTCAATCTTAGAACTAAAGATATTAAAGCTCTTAAAGATATTAATAAAATCATCGTAGAGAACATCAACTCAGGTCTGATCACTTGTACTAAAAATTATGAAATATTATTAAGTAATAAATCTGCATTAAAAATATTGGGCCTTTCAAATATCACGGGGCTTACCATAGATGAAGTATTCTCTGGGATGAAGCTTCACATACAACAAATGATGGAGAAAAAATCAAAAGACCATAATCTTGATAGTCGACTTGAAAGGCGTCACGTTTTGCCCGGTGGCGAACGTTTACTTTTAGGTTTGAGTATTTCTTCATTGATGTCTGAAGACGATCAAGTAGATGGTTATATCATCATATTTCAAGATCTTACCGAAATTTTACGCTTAGAAAATACTGTGCGTAGACAGGAAAAACTTGCAGCCGTAGGTAAACTTGCAGCTGGTATTGCTCACGAGATTCGTAACCCGCTGGCAAGTATCAGTGGAAGTATTGAATTATTAAAAGACAGTGTTCAGCTTACTACCCCTGATCAGGTAAAGCTCATGGACATTGCACTTAAAGAAATTTCAAGACTCAATATGTTTATCACCGAGTTTTTAGCATTTGTACGCCCCGAAGATCGAATACTTGATGTCTGTAATGTTGATAATATTTTAAATGAAGTTTTAGACATGATTAAACTTAATAAAACTTTGCCCCAAAATATTTTACAAGTAAGAGATTTAAAATCTGGCATTTTTATCTCTGGTGATAAAAATAAATTAAAACAAGTATTCCTAAATTTAGTGATCAACGCTTATCAAGCAATGAATAATCGTGACCCAGCAAAACTTACGGTTCAGACATATGTAGAAGAAGATGTTTTAATAGTTAAGTTTCGAGACGTTGGTCATGGAATGTCAGATCAGACAATGAAGCGTTTATTTGAACCGTTTTTTACCACAAAGCCAAAAGGTACGGGCTTAGGTCTTGCGACAGTACATAAAATTCTTGAAATTCATGATGCTAAAATTTTTGTTGAAAGTCATGAGGGTCAAGGAACCGAATTTACGGTACAATTTCATCAGGTGATCAAGCAAAGTTCACACAGCTCAGGAGACCATAATGAAGGCCAGAATACTGGTAGTTGA
- a CDS encoding type IV pilus twitching motility protein PilT, translated as MITLHQLLKTMLDQNASDLHITTASPPVLRVNGKIVRVKSNELTSAETKLLCYSILTDVQKSRFEEHKELDLSFGIKGLARFRGNIFYQRGAVTGTFRRIPYEIPDYRELGLPPIVGELTNKNNGLVLVTGPTGSGKSTTIASLIDKLNQEQFGHIMTVEDPIEYLHQHKNCVVNQREVGPDTWSYKNSLKYALRQDPDYLLIGEMRDLETIEAALSIAETGHLVFATLHTNSAIQTISRIVNVFSGDQQNRIRILLSFVLQGIISQELVPGVDGKYVLSCEVLIPNPAMRNLIREDKLHQVYSQMQIGQSHSGMMTMNQSLMSLLVRRQISMKVAFETSPDPEELDSMLKKLGL; from the coding sequence GTGATCACACTCCACCAGCTCCTTAAAACTATGTTAGATCAAAATGCAAGTGATCTTCATATCACTACAGCTTCACCACCAGTATTAAGAGTGAATGGAAAAATCGTTCGTGTGAAATCAAATGAACTCACCAGTGCTGAGACAAAACTACTTTGTTACAGCATTTTGACGGATGTTCAAAAAAGTAGGTTTGAAGAGCATAAAGAATTAGATTTAAGTTTTGGAATCAAAGGACTCGCTCGTTTTAGAGGAAATATTTTTTACCAACGTGGAGCCGTCACGGGAACATTTCGCAGAATCCCCTATGAGATTCCTGATTATAGAGAATTGGGACTTCCACCCATTGTGGGTGAGCTGACGAATAAAAATAATGGTTTGGTTTTGGTTACAGGGCCTACGGGTTCAGGTAAATCTACAACAATAGCTTCGCTTATTGATAAACTTAATCAAGAGCAATTTGGGCATATCATGACGGTGGAAGACCCCATTGAGTACCTGCACCAACATAAAAATTGTGTAGTCAATCAAAGAGAAGTTGGCCCTGATACTTGGAGTTACAAAAATTCTCTAAAATATGCTCTCAGGCAAGATCCAGATTACCTCCTTATCGGCGAAATGCGTGATCTTGAAACAATAGAAGCCGCACTGAGTATCGCAGAGACGGGGCATTTGGTATTTGCGACATTGCATACCAATTCAGCCATTCAAACAATAAGCCGTATTGTTAACGTATTTTCTGGTGATCAACAAAATCGAATTCGAATACTTTTAAGTTTTGTTCTTCAAGGTATTATCTCTCAAGAATTGGTGCCAGGTGTAGATGGTAAGTATGTTTTAAGTTGTGAGGTATTGATTCCGAATCCTGCAATGCGAAATTTAATTCGTGAAGATAAACTTCACCAAGTATATAGCCAAATGCAGATCGGACAATCCCATTCAGGCATGATGACGATGAATCAAAGTCTCATGAGTCTTTTAGTTCGTAGACAAATCTCAATGAAAGTCGCATTTGAAACATCTCCTGACCCTGAAGAGCTAGATTCTATGCTCAAGAAGTTGGGGCTCTAA
- the pilB gene encoding type IV-A pilus assembly ATPase PilB, whose amino-acid sequence MAGKGLGELLVREQLITIDQLETAKRTQKQQGGSSRLSSALVKLGYVNESQLTEFLSKQHQVSAIDLATFEIDLEAVKTVSKEVCEKYGLIPISKSGNSIVVAMSDPANIFARDDLQFLTRCKIEVVVASEAGIQHAIERNYMSKVTYETIMTEMERDSEPTRTNVDIAIVDVEKSQADAPVVKFVNLILTEAIKLRASDIHVEPYEKRFRIRFRIDGTLFEKIQPPAEISSAISSRLKIMSKLDISERRRPQDGRLKIRTKDNREIDFRVSVLPTLFGEKIVMRLLDKANLQLDLAKLGMEPHELEKLKAGIYAPFGMVLVTGPTGSGKSTTIYSALSDLNKPDVNISTAEDPVEYNIEGINQVQMNADVDLNFSSSLRSFLRQDPDIIMVGEIRDYETAEIAFKAALTGHLVVSTLHTNDAPSTINRLINMGVEPFLVTAGVNLIIAQRLVRKICDRCKSQVAVAPQVLLDLGVKKENIDGFTVFKGHGCQACGDIGYKGRVAIYELMPFTEAMKTLVYQSATPNELKRKAMEEGMTTLRMSALNKLKDGITSVQEVMDSSPKDVV is encoded by the coding sequence ATGGCAGGTAAGGGACTTGGAGAACTGCTCGTACGCGAGCAACTCATCACCATTGACCAGCTTGAAACAGCAAAGAGGACGCAAAAGCAACAAGGCGGCAGTAGTCGTCTTAGCTCAGCCCTTGTAAAACTTGGTTACGTCAATGAATCACAACTCACTGAATTTTTATCCAAGCAGCATCAAGTTTCCGCGATTGATCTCGCTACTTTTGAAATAGATCTTGAAGCCGTTAAAACTGTATCAAAAGAAGTTTGTGAAAAATACGGTCTGATTCCGATTAGCAAATCTGGTAACTCAATTGTTGTAGCCATGAGTGACCCAGCAAATATTTTTGCTCGTGATGATCTTCAGTTTCTTACTCGCTGTAAAATTGAAGTGGTCGTTGCCTCAGAAGCTGGCATTCAACATGCTATTGAGCGAAATTATATGTCAAAGGTGACTTACGAAACCATCATGACCGAGATGGAGCGAGATTCTGAGCCTACTCGCACTAACGTTGATATTGCGATTGTGGATGTAGAGAAAAGCCAAGCTGATGCACCAGTTGTAAAATTTGTTAATCTTATTTTAACTGAAGCTATCAAACTCAGAGCTAGTGATATTCACGTAGAGCCCTATGAGAAACGTTTTCGCATTCGATTTAGAATTGACGGAACACTTTTTGAAAAAATTCAGCCACCCGCAGAAATTTCTAGTGCTATATCGAGTCGCCTTAAAATTATGAGCAAACTTGATATCTCAGAGCGACGTCGGCCTCAAGATGGTCGTCTAAAAATTCGCACAAAAGATAATCGTGAAATTGATTTTCGTGTAAGTGTATTGCCAACACTTTTTGGCGAAAAAATTGTCATGCGTCTTTTAGATAAAGCTAATCTTCAATTAGATCTTGCAAAATTAGGCATGGAACCCCATGAACTTGAAAAATTAAAAGCTGGAATATACGCTCCATTTGGAATGGTGCTAGTTACGGGGCCTACGGGTTCAGGTAAATCAACTACAATTTATTCTGCACTCTCTGATCTCAATAAGCCTGACGTAAATATCAGTACAGCTGAAGATCCGGTGGAGTACAATATCGAGGGAATCAATCAAGTTCAAATGAATGCTGATGTAGATTTGAACTTTTCATCATCACTAAGAAGTTTTCTCAGGCAAGATCCAGATATCATTATGGTCGGTGAGATTCGTGATTACGAAACCGCTGAAATTGCATTTAAAGCAGCGCTCACGGGTCACTTGGTAGTGAGTACACTTCACACCAACGATGCGCCCAGCACAATTAATCGATTAATAAATATGGGAGTTGAACCATTTTTAGTTACAGCGGGTGTGAATCTTATTATCGCTCAGCGCCTTGTTCGAAAAATTTGTGATCGCTGTAAAAGTCAAGTGGCTGTTGCTCCACAAGTACTACTCGATTTGGGAGTGAAAAAAGAAAACATAGATGGGTTTACAGTTTTTAAAGGGCATGGTTGTCAAGCTTGCGGCGATATTGGTTATAAAGGGCGAGTAGCAATTTATGAATTAATGCCGTTCACCGAAGCCATGAAAACTTTGGTTTACCAAAGTGCTACTCCCAATGAACTTAAGCGTAAAGCGATGGAAGAAGGCATGACCACACTTCGCATGAGTGCACTTAATAAATTAAAAGATGGAATCACTTCAGTCCAAGAAGTCATGGACAGTTCACCAAAGGATGTTGTGTGA
- a CDS encoding sigma-54 dependent transcriptional regulator — protein sequence MKARILVVDDEESIREFLDIMLKKEGYEVTLAEDGKRAQELMKKKSFNMVISDLQMPNVTGIELLKSTKELSEDIVFMIITAFGTTETAVEAMKLGAYDYITKPFKIDEVRILINNALKSKRLESENIQLRKELKKENSYASIIGNSSAMHKIFDLIQRVSQTATNVLITGESGTGKELIAKAVHYNGPLKDRPFVTVNCGAIPENLMESEMFGHKKGSFTGAHIDKMGLFEVANGGTLFLDEIGELPLSIQVKLLRSIQERVIRMVGGTDDIKVDVRIVAATNRNLEDFVKQGGFREDLYYRLNVILIKAPSLRERREDIPILAKHFLDKYNSRLSKEVKSISDDAMEILKKYDYPGNVRELENIIERTVALEAGATILPESLPPMVTTSNGNRKLVSAYDIDVTDEGLDLEKVVGQIEKEILIKAIHRASGVKKKAAKLLGITFRSMRYRVEKYGLSGPGDEDLVDD from the coding sequence ATGAAGGCCAGAATACTGGTAGTTGACGACGAAGAAAGCATTCGCGAATTTTTAGATATCATGTTGAAAAAAGAGGGCTACGAAGTAACTCTTGCCGAAGATGGTAAGCGTGCTCAAGAGCTCATGAAGAAAAAAAGTTTTAATATGGTCATCTCAGATCTGCAGATGCCCAATGTCACTGGAATTGAGCTTCTAAAATCTACCAAAGAACTCAGCGAAGATATTGTGTTTATGATTATCACTGCATTTGGTACAACAGAGACTGCTGTTGAAGCCATGAAACTTGGCGCTTACGATTACATCACCAAACCATTTAAAATAGATGAAGTAAGAATTCTCATCAACAATGCTTTAAAAAGTAAACGCCTTGAATCAGAGAACATTCAACTTAGAAAAGAACTTAAAAAAGAAAATAGCTATGCAAGTATTATTGGTAATAGCTCAGCCATGCATAAGATCTTTGATCTTATTCAAAGAGTTTCTCAGACAGCGACCAACGTTTTAATCACAGGTGAATCAGGTACTGGTAAAGAGCTTATTGCAAAAGCGGTACATTATAATGGCCCACTTAAAGATAGACCCTTTGTAACTGTAAACTGCGGAGCTATTCCTGAAAATTTGATGGAAAGCGAAATGTTCGGCCATAAAAAAGGCTCATTCACGGGTGCTCACATAGATAAAATGGGTCTCTTTGAAGTAGCTAATGGCGGAACCTTATTCTTAGACGAAATCGGTGAATTGCCTTTGAGCATTCAAGTTAAACTTTTGCGCTCAATACAAGAGCGAGTGATTAGAATGGTTGGCGGCACTGATGATATAAAAGTAGATGTGCGCATCGTAGCTGCAACAAATAGAAATCTTGAAGATTTCGTCAAGCAAGGTGGGTTTAGAGAAGATCTTTATTATCGCCTCAATGTTATTCTTATTAAAGCTCCTTCACTGCGCGAGCGCCGTGAAGACATTCCAATCTTAGCGAAGCATTTTTTAGATAAGTACAATAGTAGGCTCAGTAAAGAAGTGAAATCCATTAGCGATGACGCCATGGAAATACTTAAAAAATATGATTATCCAGGCAATGTTCGTGAGCTTGAAAATATTATTGAGCGCACAGTGGCCCTTGAAGCAGGTGCTACAATTTTACCTGAGAGCTTGCCACCTATGGTGACAACATCCAACGGTAATAGAAAACTCGTATCAGCTTACGATATCGATGTAACTGATGAGGGTTTAGATCTAGAAAAAGTCGTTGGCCAAATTGAAAAAGAAATTTTGATTAAAGCGATCCACAGAGCGAGCGGTGTGAAGAAGAAAGCCGCTAAGCTTTTAGGCATCACTTTTAGATCTATGCGCTACAGAGTTGAAAAGTACGGCCTCTCAGGCCCAGGTGATGAAGACCTTGTAGACGATTAA
- a CDS encoding type II secretion system F family protein, with protein sequence MRAFLYQGKTSGGKFIKGVLEANSEIEARIKLRAQRIIPLKVVEKGVAAAKSGGGGSASNILGYFGLEPSVKAKDLQVFTRQFATMIASGIPIVQSIELLANQSASPVLKASLTSVKEGLESGKRLGDALEGWPRVFNRLYVSLVRAGEEGGVLDTILNRLALYIEKSVKIKAKITGAMWYPAGILLVSGVVIMALLTFVIPKFEELFKSSGQELPQLTQMVIIASHFAQSNFIYIIFAAVAFVIFLKQYYNSPKGRAVIDIILIKVPIIGPLLQKGAIARFTRTLSTMLGCGVGIIDALEICANVVDNTVVERALQKAKIAISEGKSITQPLGQEPYIPQMVVQMIGVGEATGSLDTMLGKIADFYEDEIDYAVGALTSIMEPIMMIFLGSIIAVLVVAMYLPIFNLANMVK encoded by the coding sequence ATGAGAGCTTTTCTTTACCAAGGAAAAACATCAGGCGGTAAATTTATCAAGGGAGTCCTTGAGGCTAATAGTGAAATTGAAGCTCGAATTAAATTACGTGCACAAAGAATAATTCCACTAAAAGTTGTAGAGAAGGGTGTTGCTGCTGCTAAATCTGGCGGCGGTGGAAGTGCTTCAAATATTTTGGGTTATTTTGGGCTTGAGCCTTCAGTTAAAGCAAAAGATCTACAAGTTTTTACAAGGCAATTTGCCACCATGATCGCATCAGGAATACCGATTGTGCAATCAATTGAACTTTTGGCAAATCAAAGTGCGAGCCCGGTGCTCAAAGCAAGTTTGACTTCAGTTAAAGAAGGTCTTGAGAGTGGCAAACGCTTGGGTGATGCCTTAGAAGGCTGGCCGCGAGTTTTTAACAGACTTTATGTGAGTCTTGTGCGAGCCGGAGAAGAGGGTGGTGTTTTAGATACCATCTTAAACAGACTAGCGCTTTATATTGAAAAGAGCGTAAAAATAAAAGCAAAGATTACCGGAGCCATGTGGTACCCAGCAGGAATTTTACTTGTTTCTGGTGTTGTCATCATGGCGCTTTTAACTTTTGTTATTCCTAAGTTTGAAGAACTTTTTAAAAGTTCCGGGCAAGAACTTCCGCAGCTTACTCAAATGGTCATCATAGCCAGTCATTTTGCGCAGTCTAATTTTATCTATATTATTTTTGCTGCTGTAGCATTCGTGATCTTTTTAAAACAGTATTATAATTCGCCAAAAGGCCGAGCTGTTATCGATATTATTCTAATTAAAGTTCCTATTATTGGGCCACTATTACAAAAAGGGGCCATTGCTAGATTCACCAGAACATTATCTACAATGTTAGGTTGTGGTGTGGGCATTATTGACGCGTTAGAAATATGTGCAAACGTTGTTGATAACACAGTAGTTGAACGTGCCTTGCAAAAAGCAAAAATCGCAATTTCTGAGGGTAAAAGTATCACTCAACCCCTTGGCCAAGAGCCATACATTCCACAAATGGTTGTGCAAATGATTGGTGTTGGAGAAGCAACTGGTAGCCTTGATACCATGCTTGGTAAAATTGCAGATTTTTATGAAGATGAAATTGATTATGCCGTAGGTGCATTAACGTCAATTATGGAACCCATAATGATGATCTTTCTTGGTAGTATCATCGCCGTATTAGTTGTGGCCATGTATCTCCCAATCTTTAACTTGGCGAACATGGTCAAATGA